The Maridesulfovibrio zosterae DSM 11974 genome contains a region encoding:
- a CDS encoding polysaccharide deacetylase family protein: MSYRPVASIWKNNISTLINSFDFWWNHLEKIIPEEGCDVFFRADDIGYSGYQFSEMIRVFKKHEVPLSLAVVPAWANESRVASLLDTLKPELNLWCLHQHGYRHINCEKEGKKFEFGPSRDKNKVKAELKKGQQKLSTLLGENFCPFFTPPWNRCTSDTMNSLSDLGFVAISRSINVSPCPLDNLPDLPINIDLHTVKEKNPKSGIQILQSQIEKAVQTDYAGFMLHHQRMNKTSFLFLDYLLSKIKDTPSFQIKDIRDMLP; the protein is encoded by the coding sequence ATGTCATATAGGCCTGTTGCGTCAATCTGGAAGAATAATATTTCAACACTGATCAATTCATTTGATTTCTGGTGGAATCATCTTGAAAAAATCATACCTGAAGAAGGATGTGATGTTTTTTTTAGAGCTGACGATATAGGATATTCAGGATATCAGTTTTCTGAAATGATCCGTGTATTTAAAAAACACGAAGTCCCATTATCCCTTGCGGTTGTTCCTGCATGGGCAAATGAATCTCGTGTCGCCAGTCTTTTAGATACCTTGAAGCCGGAACTTAATTTATGGTGTCTGCATCAGCATGGCTACCGCCACATTAACTGTGAAAAAGAAGGAAAAAAATTCGAATTCGGCCCATCTCGCGATAAAAATAAAGTCAAAGCAGAATTAAAGAAAGGCCAGCAAAAACTAAGCACTCTTCTTGGCGAAAATTTTTGTCCTTTTTTTACTCCTCCATGGAATCGCTGCACAAGTGATACAATGAACAGTCTCTCTGATCTTGGATTTGTTGCCATTTCGCGAAGCATCAATGTTTCGCCCTGCCCGCTTGATAACCTTCCTGACCTTCCCATAAATATTGACTTACATACTGTAAAAGAGAAAAATCCTAAATCAGGTATTCAAATATTACAGTCTCAGATAGAAAAAGCTGTTCAAACCGATTACGCAGGATTTATGCTTCACCATCAGCGTATGAACAAGACATCCTTTCTTTTTCTTGATTATCTATTGAGCAAAATTAAAGATACACCTTCTTTTCAAATCAAAGATATCAGAGACATGCTTCCATAA
- a CDS encoding ABC transporter permease — protein sequence MAQKRIPFQNSDSPSDIAALVVLPFKKSFEISLKSLKSRFLRNMVTVTSLILAVSFLAYVLIGSDISNGLYNSGNPDIIKMLDKTGYEPGGSAKERWIVILSLLVCTVGIVNAQLMAVTERFREIGTMKCLGALDSFVLRLFVLEASMQGVTGSLLGAIFGAFISIIIGMLRFGFEALTMLSPQEAGLSILYSIGVGLGLSLLGVLYPAFIAARMRPIEAMRTEE from the coding sequence ATGGCACAAAAAAGAATACCTTTCCAAAACTCGGATTCACCATCAGATATTGCGGCTTTGGTGGTTCTTCCGTTTAAGAAATCTTTTGAGATCAGTTTAAAAAGCTTAAAATCACGTTTTTTACGTAATATGGTTACGGTGACCAGCCTGATTTTAGCAGTATCCTTTCTGGCCTATGTGCTTATCGGTTCGGACATCAGCAATGGACTTTATAATTCCGGCAATCCGGATATTATCAAAATGCTTGATAAAACCGGGTATGAACCGGGTGGCAGCGCCAAAGAACGATGGATTGTAATTTTATCACTGCTAGTCTGCACAGTTGGTATTGTTAATGCGCAGCTTATGGCTGTAACTGAGAGATTTCGCGAAATAGGTACAATGAAATGCCTCGGAGCACTTGACAGCTTTGTGCTCCGCCTTTTTGTGCTCGAAGCGTCCATGCAGGGAGTCACTGGTTCACTACTTGGAGCAATATTCGGAGCATTTATATCTATCATAATCGGCATGCTGAGATTCGGATTTGAGGCTTTGACCATGCTTTCCCCGCAAGAAGCTGGACTTTCAATACTTTATTCGATTGGAGTTGGTTTGGGACTTAGCTTACTCGGAGTTTTATACCCTGCTTTCATTGCCGCGCGAATGCGCCCTATTGAAGCTATGCGTACTGAAGAATAA
- a CDS encoding ABC transporter ATP-binding protein, producing the protein MADQHTIVRVTGVKKSFKLGSTDVQALKGVDLEIYAGEYLSIMGPSGSGKSTLFNMIGGLDKPSEGKVFIDEVDIAQLDAFELAWLRNRKIGYIFQTFNLIQVMTALENITLPMIFAGVHNDAAVAKGIELLDLVGLNKRYNHKPQELSGGQQQRVAIARSLANDPAIILADEPTGNLDLSTGEEIIKLMNHLSKERGVTIITATHDYKMLNASDRVVWIEDGLIKKIEERDQLNIDVGRISMA; encoded by the coding sequence ATGGCCGATCAACATACTATAGTCAGAGTAACCGGAGTTAAGAAAAGCTTCAAACTCGGCAGTACTGATGTACAAGCTCTTAAAGGTGTAGACCTTGAAATATATGCAGGAGAATACCTATCTATAATGGGACCTTCTGGCTCTGGAAAATCGACTCTTTTCAATATGATAGGCGGTCTTGATAAGCCATCAGAAGGTAAAGTATTTATTGATGAAGTCGATATTGCCCAGCTTGATGCATTTGAACTGGCATGGCTCAGAAACCGTAAAATCGGTTATATTTTCCAGACCTTCAACCTTATTCAGGTTATGACAGCCCTGGAAAACATAACTCTACCCATGATTTTTGCCGGAGTTCATAACGATGCGGCCGTTGCCAAAGGAATTGAGCTGCTTGACCTTGTAGGACTGAATAAACGCTACAATCATAAACCACAGGAACTTTCTGGAGGGCAGCAGCAACGAGTTGCAATTGCAAGATCTCTTGCAAACGATCCGGCAATCATCCTTGCAGATGAGCCTACAGGAAACCTTGATCTCTCTACCGGAGAAGAGATCATTAAACTCATGAATCATTTAAGTAAAGAACGCGGTGTAACAATCATTACCGCAACACATGACTATAAAATGCTCAATGCGTCTGACAGAGTGGTCTGGATCGAAGACGGACTTATTAAAAAAATCGAAGAACGTGACCAGCTGAATATTGATGTTGGCCGTATCAGCATGGCATGA
- a CDS encoding FtsX-like permease family protein: protein MTMTSPKYLIRSLPMLLCIIMLVSFLVPQQAHSSIDPIRQTITDLSMFGDRSFGSEGAKKTADYIEKRFKELGNFKIGRQLFLAPAIVSSKTRFTVGKDGKEISIKPAKLNAISPPSTPQKGLSGPVIYVGHGQLKDFNGLPVKNSIVLMDLDSGKNWLNAASLGASALIYIDNGQSIKGFFEEKLELSPLDFPRYYISAVDARKELGVVSGGIKQLISDTGTLHSKSRWKRIEAENVYCMIEGSDPKMAEQLIVIESFYDSSSYIMGDAPGADEALSVASLLDIGRKIAANPLKRSVLLLATTGHAQSLRGMREFINAISGKSKILKKIKVELSKKKNNASRILEGLENDNPLATEIATGNPELYELLYKTIKNQIKDEADIISKELMSQRLQKNIDQKQIVQLDNRRKLLRRISWKTDYSNLPSEEMAEIKSLFPKLKEKVLITKHDTKQQLNAIKSARKLRSIVRSKELACSVSLHLSSHGEGVGAFGEGWFYELRPRINLSRTFSQINNILGDAVPIVEQETGTEGLYKDTLRPDRTRPWQTWLLDKPQFSSEIGTLAGQLSFTFATVNDAREYWGTPFDSIENINWNNIAKQASLIEGLIRKISNTPKELTTKKPRKGFSQVHGKARFIRQGELFADQAAPGTIFMAFQGKTRFYSLADSEGDFKFSGVASKKIVQPKLIIEGYKFSDEGNIVWAIDKRQTGKNAYRLKMHRLNMDTKVIMFACRQTTLFDLLTPRTFRYMTKVEVLDGTRDAEPMHYWYSRIDTRSSTIASVFLEPDVPLKMTLSDTLLNRKMILIHSKPNDPAGNGYNIKDWPIIPATDHRAAEDMWNLLRPRINNLESHGIVNQRIRTLEQKGTSALSKAQEAWRERRYDDFMQNARTSWALASRVYIDVDQTQKDVLVGVLFYIALFIPFAYCMERVIFSFADIHKRIIGFLAILSAVIAVIYSVHPAFQLTYSPMVVILAFFILGLSVMVSLIIFFRFEKEMILLQQRAHRTQTSEISKWKAFTSAFVIGVSNLRRRKLRTFLTCLTLTILTFTIMSFTAVKSLREHTYVLFSENQPYFGLFMKNIGWRDLPRETLGIVSNDFDESGLVAPRGWIELNDKTTPAVTPISYKGKQEEVKGLIGLSYKEPTISGINKIIVDGSWLLPGQSKQILLSKAMADRLETKAGDSVNVWGSKFTLTGIFDGKKFTEHTDLDGEPMTPVIFPSAAAQELSEVEADAIESGEEIDTFQGRYNHISGEVTAIIPYATLMAMGGNLKAIAIAPAKGLFTQKTINGLVDRYGLPIFSCDNSGTYICQASDSMNYSGVPNIIIPLIISALIVLNTMITSVYERKKEISVYTSIGMAPTHVSYLFIAEAVAFAVISVVVGYLIAQTASGLLAGTPLWAGMTANYSSMAGVAAMILVIAVTLISVIYPSRVAANIAIPDVNRSWKMPDSETNSIETTLPFLLKHDEQKDAGGFLLEYLEAHTEVSHGIFSTSEIEVNFEQEALPKSVCDLLEGCPDHITCFHFDVRVWLAPFDFGVKQMIQIKFRPSTEHPQFLEAALIINRESGEIGAWKRLNKNFINAIRKQFLVWRSLDPEKQKSFREKIPEMMAFGFTGLNTKKKLADL, encoded by the coding sequence ATGACAATGACATCTCCCAAATATTTAATACGTTCGCTTCCCATGCTGCTATGCATAATTATGCTTGTCTCTTTTTTAGTACCACAGCAAGCGCACAGCTCAATTGATCCAATAAGACAGACTATAACCGATCTCTCTATGTTTGGGGATCGTTCTTTTGGCTCCGAAGGGGCTAAAAAAACTGCTGATTATATTGAAAAAAGATTTAAAGAACTTGGAAATTTCAAAATAGGCCGACAGCTCTTTCTGGCTCCCGCAATAGTTAGTTCTAAAACCAGATTTACTGTTGGTAAAGACGGAAAAGAAATCAGCATTAAGCCTGCAAAACTAAATGCAATATCCCCACCTTCTACTCCCCAAAAAGGATTATCAGGCCCTGTCATTTATGTAGGCCATGGACAACTTAAAGATTTTAACGGACTTCCAGTTAAAAACTCCATTGTTCTTATGGACCTTGATTCAGGTAAAAATTGGTTGAATGCAGCCAGCCTTGGCGCATCTGCTCTCATTTATATTGATAATGGGCAAAGTATAAAAGGATTCTTTGAAGAAAAACTCGAATTGTCCCCGCTTGATTTTCCACGCTACTATATAAGTGCCGTCGATGCCCGCAAAGAGCTTGGCGTTGTCTCAGGCGGCATTAAACAGCTTATTTCTGACACGGGGACTCTGCACTCAAAAAGCAGATGGAAGCGTATTGAAGCCGAAAATGTTTACTGCATGATTGAAGGCAGTGACCCTAAAATGGCTGAACAGCTTATTGTCATTGAATCTTTTTACGACAGTTCATCATATATTATGGGGGATGCTCCTGGTGCAGATGAAGCTTTGTCTGTGGCTTCACTTCTAGATATAGGCAGAAAGATAGCAGCAAATCCACTAAAACGCTCTGTATTACTGTTAGCGACGACTGGTCATGCTCAGTCTTTGCGTGGAATGCGCGAATTTATAAATGCTATTTCCGGTAAAAGTAAAATTCTTAAAAAAATTAAAGTAGAGCTAAGCAAAAAGAAAAACAACGCCTCAAGAATTCTGGAAGGACTGGAGAATGATAACCCGCTGGCTACGGAAATTGCGACAGGTAATCCAGAACTCTATGAACTGCTATACAAAACAATAAAAAATCAAATTAAAGATGAAGCCGATATTATCAGTAAAGAACTGATGAGCCAGCGTTTACAGAAAAATATTGATCAAAAACAAATCGTTCAACTTGATAATAGGCGTAAACTATTGCGCCGCATTTCATGGAAGACAGACTATTCTAATCTGCCTTCGGAAGAGATGGCTGAGATTAAGAGCCTGTTCCCTAAGCTCAAAGAAAAAGTCTTAATTACCAAGCATGACACCAAGCAGCAGCTGAATGCCATCAAAAGTGCAAGAAAACTTCGTAGTATCGTACGTTCAAAGGAACTTGCCTGCTCTGTATCACTGCATCTTTCCAGTCACGGCGAAGGGGTTGGAGCATTCGGCGAAGGTTGGTTTTATGAACTTCGCCCAAGAATTAACCTCTCCCGTACATTTTCGCAGATAAATAATATCTTAGGAGATGCTGTACCCATTGTTGAACAAGAGACCGGAACCGAAGGTCTCTACAAAGATACTCTACGCCCAGACCGTACACGTCCATGGCAGACATGGCTTCTTGATAAGCCTCAATTCAGTAGTGAGATTGGGACATTAGCAGGCCAGTTAAGTTTTACTTTTGCCACGGTCAATGATGCGCGAGAATATTGGGGGACTCCTTTTGATAGCATCGAAAATATAAATTGGAATAATATCGCTAAGCAGGCTTCGCTTATAGAAGGGCTTATCAGAAAAATATCCAATACTCCTAAAGAATTAACCACTAAAAAGCCCCGCAAAGGATTTTCACAGGTACACGGCAAGGCTCGTTTCATCCGTCAGGGTGAACTTTTTGCAGATCAGGCTGCTCCTGGTACAATTTTTATGGCTTTTCAAGGTAAAACACGATTTTACTCTCTGGCTGACTCCGAGGGAGATTTTAAATTCAGCGGTGTTGCATCAAAGAAAATAGTGCAGCCAAAGCTTATTATTGAAGGATACAAATTTTCAGATGAAGGTAATATAGTCTGGGCTATTGATAAAAGGCAGACAGGTAAAAATGCCTATAGACTAAAAATGCACAGACTTAATATGGATACAAAGGTGATCATGTTTGCATGTCGGCAAACTACACTTTTTGACCTACTGACTCCACGAACATTTCGTTACATGACTAAAGTTGAAGTTCTTGACGGTACAAGGGATGCTGAGCCCATGCACTACTGGTATAGCCGTATAGATACCCGTTCTTCAACCATTGCCAGTGTTTTCCTTGAACCTGATGTACCTCTTAAAATGACTCTGTCTGACACCTTGCTCAATAGGAAGATGATTCTTATTCATTCCAAGCCAAATGATCCTGCGGGAAACGGATATAATATAAAAGATTGGCCGATTATACCTGCAACAGATCATCGAGCTGCTGAAGATATGTGGAATCTGCTCAGACCAAGGATTAATAACCTTGAATCGCACGGCATTGTAAACCAACGTATCAGGACCCTTGAACAGAAAGGAACTTCGGCTTTATCCAAGGCACAGGAAGCATGGCGTGAACGACGCTATGACGATTTTATGCAAAATGCCCGAACTTCGTGGGCATTGGCATCAAGAGTCTATATTGATGTTGATCAGACTCAAAAAGATGTACTTGTAGGGGTCTTATTTTACATAGCCCTGTTCATCCCGTTTGCTTACTGCATGGAACGGGTAATATTTTCATTTGCAGATATTCATAAAAGAATTATTGGTTTTCTGGCAATTCTTTCGGCTGTTATTGCTGTTATTTACTCAGTACATCCGGCTTTCCAGTTAACATACAGCCCTATGGTTGTTATTCTGGCATTCTTCATTCTTGGCCTATCAGTAATGGTTTCCTTAATTATCTTTTTCAGATTTGAAAAAGAAATGATTCTGCTGCAACAACGCGCTCATAGGACCCAAACATCTGAAATAAGTAAATGGAAAGCTTTCACCTCTGCTTTTGTTATAGGTGTAAGCAACCTCCGTCGCAGGAAACTCAGAACTTTCCTTACTTGTCTGACCCTTACTATTTTAACCTTCACCATCATGAGCTTTACCGCTGTTAAGTCACTACGGGAGCATACGTATGTGCTGTTTAGTGAAAATCAGCCCTACTTCGGACTGTTCATGAAAAACATCGGATGGAGAGATCTACCCCGCGAAACTCTTGGTATAGTCAGCAATGATTTTGATGAAAGTGGACTAGTTGCTCCGCGCGGATGGATTGAACTTAATGATAAAACAACACCTGCCGTCACACCAATAAGCTACAAAGGAAAACAGGAAGAGGTTAAAGGACTCATAGGACTCTCTTATAAAGAACCTACGATAAGCGGCATAAACAAAATTATTGTTGACGGTTCGTGGCTCTTACCGGGACAAAGCAAACAAATACTGCTTTCCAAAGCTATGGCTGACCGTCTGGAAACCAAAGCCGGAGATTCAGTTAATGTGTGGGGCAGTAAATTTACTCTAACCGGAATATTTGACGGCAAAAAATTCACTGAACACACTGATCTCGACGGAGAGCCCATGACCCCTGTGATTTTCCCGTCAGCTGCAGCGCAGGAACTCAGTGAAGTTGAAGCTGACGCCATTGAGTCAGGTGAAGAGATTGACACCTTTCAAGGCCGCTATAATCATATTTCAGGAGAAGTAACCGCTATTATTCCATACGCGACCCTCATGGCTATGGGAGGAAATCTTAAAGCTATAGCAATTGCCCCTGCTAAAGGACTCTTTACACAGAAAACAATCAATGGACTTGTTGACCGCTATGGCTTGCCCATTTTCAGCTGCGACAATAGCGGAACTTATATATGTCAGGCTTCAGACAGCATGAACTATTCAGGTGTGCCGAATATAATCATCCCGCTGATAATTTCTGCACTCATTGTCTTAAATACTATGATTACAAGTGTTTATGAACGAAAAAAAGAAATATCCGTTTACACTTCTATAGGAATGGCTCCGACACACGTATCTTACCTGTTTATTGCTGAAGCTGTTGCTTTTGCGGTAATAAGTGTTGTTGTAGGTTATCTGATTGCTCAAACGGCCTCAGGTCTGCTGGCTGGAACGCCGCTATGGGCCGGCATGACAGCCAACTATTCATCTATGGCTGGTGTTGCCGCTATGATTCTGGTCATTGCTGTTACCCTTATTTCGGTTATTTATCCATCACGAGTCGCCGCGAATATCGCTATTCCAGACGTAAACCGTTCATGGAAAATGCCTGACTCGGAAACAAACTCCATCGAAACAACACTGCCCTTCCTGCTTAAGCATGATGAACAGAAAGATGCAGGAGGATTCCTGCTTGAATATCTTGAAGCTCATACTGAGGTTTCACACGGAATTTTCTCAACCTCGGAAATAGAAGTTAACTTTGAGCAGGAAGCACTTCCAAAATCAGTATGCGACCTACTGGAAGGCTGCCCTGATCATATAACCTGTTTTCACTTTGATGTAAGGGTTTGGCTGGCTCCATTTGACTTCGGTGTTAAACAGATGATTCAAATTAAATTTAGGCCATCCACAGAACATCCTCAGTTTCTGGAAGCAGCTTTAATAATCAACCGTGAATCCGGAGAAATCGGAGCATGGAAAAGATTAAATAAAAACTTTATCAACGCTATCAGGAAGCAATTCCTTGTCTGGCGTTCCCTTGACCCTGAAAAACAGAAATCTTTCCGTGAAAAAATACCTGAAATGATGGCTTTCGGATTCACAGGATTGAATACTAAGAAAAAACTTGCAGATCTTTAA
- a CDS encoding peptide transporter yields MYDDKELQEYRDLIKTPTKFEEGFDWKTVVGAVFIGFLMMPGSMYLQLVIGQGIGPAARWVTIILFAEIAKRSYTELKQQEIFLLYYMAGAALASPFSGLLWQQYLVQSDAARMLGLTEFIPTWVAPQPGSESLLERTFFHRDWLIPILLLVGAQIIQRIDHFGLGYALYRITSDVEKLPFPMAPVGALGTMALAESTEEKETSWKWRVFSVGGVIGLAFGTIYILLPAVSGLLFTEPIRLIPIPWVELTPYTEKILPAVATGIQFDLGLFFVGMVLPFWAVIGGLIGVLITFTANPVLYEHGILHRWHPGMETVETVFANNFDFYMSFSIGLGLAIGIIGIWYVGKSFYGEHAKNRESWSKLFEPPEGRGDINFWVSIGIYVFSTLAYVGMSLLLVPNFPWIFFLLYGFIYTPVISYITARMEGIAGQFVSLPLVREASFIAGAKFFGYQGIEIWYAPIPIHNYGEATVHFREIELTGTSIRGIIKAELVVFPVVMITSLLFSQFIWQLAPIPSSNYPYAQELWHLQALNTLLMQTSTLEGNSLFFQALSGPIIMGGISLGLVLYAVLNTLGLPVLLVYGVVRGLGQSTPHGFILEVSGALIGRYFFQKKYGTMWRQYAPVLLAGFSCGMGLTGMFAMGCTLILKSLGKMAY; encoded by the coding sequence ATGTACGACGATAAAGAATTACAAGAATATCGGGATCTGATCAAAACCCCGACGAAATTTGAAGAAGGCTTTGACTGGAAAACAGTAGTCGGAGCTGTTTTCATCGGCTTCCTGATGATGCCGGGCAGTATGTACCTGCAACTCGTAATAGGTCAGGGTATTGGTCCTGCTGCGCGCTGGGTAACTATTATTCTCTTTGCAGAAATAGCCAAGAGATCCTACACAGAGCTTAAACAGCAGGAAATTTTCCTGCTTTACTATATGGCAGGTGCGGCATTAGCCTCTCCTTTCTCGGGACTTTTGTGGCAACAATATCTGGTACAGTCAGATGCTGCCAGAATGCTGGGGCTTACAGAATTCATACCTACATGGGTAGCACCACAACCTGGTTCTGAATCATTACTTGAAAGAACATTCTTTCATCGGGACTGGCTCATTCCTATTCTACTGCTGGTCGGCGCACAAATTATCCAGCGAATAGACCACTTTGGTCTTGGATATGCGCTTTATCGTATTACGTCTGATGTAGAAAAACTTCCATTTCCGATGGCTCCGGTAGGAGCACTCGGTACTATGGCTCTTGCAGAGTCAACAGAAGAAAAAGAAACCAGCTGGAAATGGCGGGTGTTCTCTGTTGGAGGAGTAATAGGTCTTGCTTTCGGGACCATATACATCCTGCTACCGGCGGTTTCAGGATTGCTTTTTACCGAGCCTATACGATTAATACCTATACCATGGGTCGAACTTACTCCATACACGGAAAAAATTCTCCCAGCTGTTGCAACAGGTATTCAGTTTGACCTTGGCCTGTTCTTTGTTGGTATGGTTTTACCTTTCTGGGCAGTGATCGGCGGACTTATCGGTGTTTTAATCACATTTACAGCTAATCCTGTACTGTATGAACATGGAATTCTGCACCGCTGGCATCCTGGCATGGAAACGGTTGAGACCGTCTTTGCCAACAACTTCGACTTTTATATGAGCTTTTCAATAGGTCTTGGACTGGCCATCGGTATCATCGGCATCTGGTATGTTGGAAAATCTTTTTATGGAGAACATGCAAAAAACAGAGAATCATGGAGCAAACTTTTTGAACCTCCCGAAGGGCGTGGGGACATTAACTTCTGGGTTTCAATTGGAATCTATGTTTTCTCGACTCTTGCCTATGTAGGCATGAGTTTATTGCTGGTTCCTAACTTTCCATGGATATTTTTTCTGCTCTACGGATTTATTTATACTCCTGTAATTTCATATATTACAGCACGTATGGAAGGTATTGCCGGACAGTTTGTAAGTCTCCCTCTGGTTCGTGAAGCCAGTTTCATTGCCGGAGCTAAATTCTTCGGATATCAGGGCATTGAAATCTGGTACGCACCAATTCCAATCCATAACTATGGAGAAGCAACAGTTCATTTTCGTGAAATTGAACTTACCGGAACATCAATTCGAGGTATCATTAAGGCAGAGCTTGTTGTTTTTCCGGTAGTAATGATCACCAGTCTGCTTTTTTCACAATTTATCTGGCAGCTAGCTCCAATTCCGTCCTCAAATTATCCTTATGCACAGGAATTATGGCACTTACAAGCATTGAACACTCTGCTTATGCAAACGTCAACTCTTGAAGGTAACTCACTGTTTTTTCAAGCTCTAAGCGGTCCTATTATCATGGGAGGTATCAGTCTTGGATTGGTACTCTACGCAGTTTTAAATACCTTAGGCCTACCTGTACTGCTTGTTTATGGAGTCGTAAGAGGATTAGGCCAAAGTACTCCACACGGTTTCATTCTTGAAGTTTCAGGAGCACTGATCGGGCGTTATTTTTTCCAAAAAAAATATGGCACAATGTGGCGGCAGTACGCTCCGGTATTGCTTGCCGGGTTCTCTTGCGGTATGGGTCTTACCGGAATGTTTGCTATGGGATGTACCCTTATTTTAAAATCATTAGGCAAAATGGCCTATTGA
- a CDS encoding DUF6785 family protein, whose product MHGKIRKRAIALGIIFGLIICAFTPFNNAYLNATPLAGGHFPLAPFFILAWLTAISAIHHKILRSSPLMTGLDLMTIWILTVIVSGISYTGLARTFFINLTAPFHFATIGNKWKEILQPLLPDALHPTDPTAVEQLYNGIKGGPFMDNIDVLKSIPWGAWITPLLWWGAFILLCYFIMLCLTNIFSRQWVENERLNFPLLQLPRFMEEALDQGLYGSFLGNKFFLIGLIFCVCLHLMNGLHFYIPSVPEIPTLILAGTYFSKTGLFSGFYKLKIYFYPAFVGFAFLASRQISFSFWFFFLLGGLFYGLLNVAGLNIPASALGVTFGPTLTRPEETQMIGAYLVFFCFIVWLARQHLMQVIREAFGSQSTKSASEWMSLRFSFWGLVISSALLLCWCVYFGIPMLVALVVLIAFFIFTLVASKAICQGGIAYFTLTAAPLDCVTAMFGTKFFGSAGIAITAICQKILFVDLRESLMPSLVHGSKVNEWIKNKRLFLFGIISIILLGVAVSFGAMLIVCYKYGIRELQLDWATRTSMTVYDNVVRVIQEPAAASHWVTTFATVGAIVMLTLVAAYNRLPWWPLHPIGYLTAYSSAMKILWFSFFLGWMCNQLTLRYGGVGLFKRVRYLFFGLIMGDFLMGGAWALYGLYAGQSYQVLPG is encoded by the coding sequence ATGCATGGTAAAATAAGAAAACGGGCCATAGCACTGGGCATTATCTTTGGATTAATCATTTGTGCTTTTACGCCTTTTAACAATGCCTATCTAAATGCAACCCCGCTGGCTGGCGGACACTTTCCTCTGGCCCCGTTTTTTATACTGGCCTGGCTGACTGCAATATCAGCGATTCATCATAAGATCCTACGTAGCAGTCCGCTCATGACAGGACTGGATCTTATGACAATATGGATATTAACTGTTATTGTGTCAGGTATTTCATACACAGGGCTTGCAAGAACATTCTTCATTAATCTAACGGCTCCTTTCCATTTCGCAACTATCGGTAATAAATGGAAAGAAATTTTACAGCCGTTATTGCCCGACGCATTGCACCCAACAGATCCTACTGCTGTAGAACAACTATACAATGGCATCAAAGGCGGTCCTTTCATGGATAATATTGATGTCCTCAAATCTATACCGTGGGGAGCATGGATAACACCACTTTTATGGTGGGGTGCTTTTATCCTGCTATGCTATTTCATAATGCTTTGCCTGACCAATATTTTCAGTCGGCAATGGGTTGAAAACGAACGACTTAATTTCCCTCTTCTGCAGTTACCACGATTTATGGAAGAGGCTCTTGACCAAGGATTATACGGCTCTTTTCTGGGAAATAAATTTTTCCTGATCGGCCTTATTTTCTGCGTCTGCCTGCATCTTATGAACGGTCTCCATTTTTACATTCCGTCAGTACCTGAAATCCCTACTTTAATTTTAGCAGGAACTTATTTCTCCAAAACAGGACTATTTTCTGGGTTCTATAAACTTAAAATATACTTCTATCCGGCTTTCGTCGGCTTTGCTTTCCTCGCATCCAGGCAGATTTCGTTCAGCTTCTGGTTCTTTTTCCTGCTGGGAGGACTCTTTTATGGACTGCTTAACGTTGCAGGACTTAACATCCCAGCTTCCGCCCTTGGGGTTACCTTCGGACCTACACTGACCAGACCAGAGGAAACACAAATGATCGGAGCATATCTTGTCTTTTTCTGTTTCATTGTCTGGCTGGCCCGCCAGCATCTGATGCAAGTCATACGCGAAGCATTCGGATCCCAATCAACTAAAAGTGCCTCAGAATGGATGTCACTGCGCTTTTCTTTCTGGGGGCTTGTAATATCAAGTGCATTGCTTCTCTGCTGGTGCGTATACTTCGGTATCCCCATGCTGGTGGCATTAGTTGTGCTTATAGCCTTCTTTATTTTCACACTGGTTGCTTCAAAAGCAATCTGTCAGGGCGGTATCGCATATTTTACATTAACTGCCGCCCCGCTCGACTGCGTAACAGCAATGTTCGGGACTAAATTTTTCGGTTCAGCCGGTATTGCCATCACAGCCATTTGTCAAAAAATACTTTTTGTTGACCTGCGTGAATCTCTCATGCCCTCCTTGGTGCACGGTTCTAAAGTTAATGAATGGATCAAAAACAAACGCCTTTTTCTTTTTGGAATTATCTCAATAATCCTGCTCGGCGTAGCTGTCTCTTTCGGAGCAATGTTGATTGTATGCTACAAATACGGCATTCGCGAACTGCAGCTGGACTGGGCCACCAGAACTTCCATGACGGTCTACGACAATGTAGTACGTGTAATTCAGGAACCGGCTGCAGCCAGCCACTGGGTGACAACATTTGCCACTGTCGGAGCGATTGTCATGTTGACTCTGGTTGCGGCTTATAACCGTCTTCCATGGTGGCCACTGCACCCAATCGGATATCTGACAGCATACAGTTCTGCTATGAAGATTCTATGGTTCAGTTTCTTTCTTGGATGGATGTGTAACCAGTTAACCTTGCGGTACGGCGGAGTCGGATTATTTAAAAGAGTCCGTTATTTGTTTTTTGGTCTGATCATGGGTGACTTTCTCATGGGCGGAGCATGGGCTTTATACGGACTTTATGCCGGACAAAGTTATCAGGTTCTTCCCGGCTAA